A DNA window from Drosophila virilis strain 15010-1051.87 chromosome 4, Dvir_AGI_RSII-ME, whole genome shotgun sequence contains the following coding sequences:
- the LOC6628343 gene encoding protein phosphatase 1F yields the protein MSTDVAADPLKCAAECAQLLEFKEFLASTAASSELTSGNELTRNGNCVTRSSNDTYKVSADEKRAEIISAIWKQLAARGCPRAFQLKLLHAATAQLEQDISHAKELELTELDASEPPQYDLLKLQKFVSNQLDKLLLKLTDNAAMEKLQLYADDEALCEQPMCCTCASVPAAPAYSAAAVKNKPRKMEDRHVCLERYGAMYQLSEHSDSRFFGVFDGHSGALSACYATSQLPQLLAAQLQRTRLPDESDVDYYRNAFETAFLLADERFARKRITSGTTAVCALINSDQQQLYVAWVGDSKALLVGKRTQLQLVKPHKPETVDERRRIELSGGSVIHAQGQWRVNGILNVGRSIGDYSLEAVIAEPDFVDVQLTEAHDFLVLGSDGLWDHVPESFVVDTVYECLAEATTKLEDIPKLLVEAAKERDSQDNITVVLVLLKTREQINQR from the coding sequence ATGTCGACAGACGTAGCCGCGGATCCGCTGAAATGTGCAGCGGAATGCGCCCAACTGCTGGAATTCAAGGAGTTTCTGGCCTCAACAGCCGCCAGCAGCGAACTGACCTCTGGCAATGAACTCACGCGCAATGGAAATTGTGTAACGCGCAGCAGCAATGACACTTACAAAGTGAGCGCCGACGAAAAGCGCGCCGAAATCATATCAGCCATTTGGAAGCAGCTTGCTGCAAGAGGATGCCCGCGCGCATTTCAGCTCAAGCTGCTGCACGCGGCCACGGCGCAACTGGAACAGGATATCAGCCATGCCAAGGAGCTGGAGCTGACGGAACTGGATGCCAGTGAGCCGCCGCAATATGATCtattgaaattgcaaaagtttGTCAGCAATCAGCTGGACAAGCTGCTGCTCAAGTTGACCGACAATGCGGCCATGGAAAAGCTACAGCTGTATGCCGACGACGAGGCTCTGTGCGAGCAGCCTATGTGCTGTACCTGCGCCAGTGTCCCTGCTGCGCCGGCATACAGTGCAGCCGCTGTTAAGAATAAGCCGCGCAAAATGGAGGATCGTCATGTGTGCCTGGAACGCTATGGGGCCATGTATCAGCTGAGCGAGCACAGCGACAGTCGTTTCTTTGGCGTCTTTGATGGCCATTCCGGCGCATTGTCCGCCTGCTATGCAACCAGCCAATTGCCACAGCTGTTGGCGGCGCAGCTGCAGCGTACCCGATTGCCCGACGAGAGCGACGTGGACTACTATCGCAATGCGTTCGAGACGGCTTTCCTGCTGGCCGACGAACGTTTCGCGCGTAAACGCATCACCAGCGGCACCACCGCCGTCTGTGCGCTGATCAACAgcgatcagcagcagctgtatgTCGCCTGGGTGGGCGACTCCAAGGCCTTGCTGGTGGGCAAACGCACCCAACTGCAGCTGGTGAAGCCGCACAAACCGGAGACGGTCGATGAAAGGCGACGCATAGAACTGAGCGGCGGCAGCGTCATCCATGCCCAGGGCCAATGGCGTGTCAATGGCATACTGAATGTGGGTCGTTCCATTGGCGACTACAGCCTCGAAGCGGTCATTGCGGAGCCCGATTTTGTGGATGTGCAGCTGACTGAAGCACATGATTTTCTGGTGCTCGGCAGCGACGGTCTGTGGGATCATGTGCCCGAATCGTTCGTTGTGGACACTGTCTACGAGTGCCTGGCGGAGGCGACAACCAAATTAGAAGACATTCCCAAACTGCTTGTGGAGGCTGCCAAGGAGCGCGACTCACAGGATAACATAACCGTTGTCCTGGTGCTGCTCAAGACGCGCGAACAGATCAATCAACGTTAA
- the LOC6628344 gene encoding RWD domain-containing protein 4: MSTPLEQQTDEREALQSIYEGDENFKEIDLTTFQYKYGEEDNYKSFLVELKWGENYPDEAPTINMNTFYNRNLLPAVKEEIQMALSTEASQWLGCGMTYTLFECIKDNIEQLTAAQPECAPTVAAVDDGVGAIKISDTQADAKLKEPKKEQLTKSQKRRQWERTDHKGERARGWDWVDIVKHLSQTGSKEDAAAAMESAAAAAAANPVLHPLNT; the protein is encoded by the exons ATGTCGACACCGCTGGAACAACAGACAGATGAGCGCGAAGCCCTGCAATCCATTTACGAAGGCGATGAAAATTTCAAGGAAATTGACCTGACCACATTTCAATATAAA TATGGCGAAGAGGATAACTATAAATCATTTCTGGTGGAACTAAAATGGGGTGAAAACTATCCCGACGAGGCGCCCACGATTAACATGAACACTTTCTACAATCGCAATCT CTTACCCGCAGTCAAGGAGGAAATACAAATGGCACTCAGTACGGAGGCTTCACAATGGCTGGGCTGCGGCATGACATACACCCTCTTCGAATGTATTAAAGACAATATTGAGCAACTGACTGCCGCACAGCCGGAATGTGCGCCCACAGTGGCAGCTGTGGACGACGGTGTTGGTGCAATTAAGATATCGGATACCCAAGCGGATGCTAAACTAAAGGAGCCGAAGAAGGAGCAGCTGACAAAATCGCAAAAGCGACGTCAATGGGAGCGCACCGATCACAAGGGCGAGCGTGCACGTGGCTGGGATTGGGTGGACATTGTTAAGCATTTATCGCAAACGGGCAGCAAAGAGGATGCCGCAGCGGCCATGGAAagcgcagcggcagcagcagcagccaacccGGTGCTGCATCCACTAAACACTTAA